The Lewinellaceae bacterium genome has a segment encoding these proteins:
- a CDS encoding TonB-dependent receptor has product MKYLYIILLGLLALTPATYAEGNDNANLMSMTQPGDITVQGNIVDENGEPLTGATVVQKGTTNGTIADIDGNFSLSVPSDATLVVSYIGYKSIEVNVGGRTDLGTISLFLDLTELDQVVVIGYGTQRKVDLTGAVAVVNTEELKKVSHSNISTMLEGKVPGVQITSDGQPGADPVVRIRGIGSFGSTAPLYVIDGVPMGTTIRDFSPNDIETLQVLKDASAAAIYGSRAANGVVIITTKQGKKNQPMKLDYTGYTGFDQVQKGVYDVMDAYQYAEYLAMAYGNNGLEVPAGYNPASAKYIDPAEVNTNWFDEAFKTGIRQNHNINLSGGGASNTYNLGLDYYGQEGTIVGAGPNLSRYTARLNNTMDVKFIKFQTSIVYSYSDQDNMALSNANEYVQGLYGAQYPVMASALLTPPSIKAYDESTWVLDDQISAASEYTYDSYGYGTYYDDVHGDLRVTNVLLTNSLLERNSKVDRIVASGAVNVDFLEMFGRESVNHKFGYKLNLSYNKTNVRDFTFVPAFMQSTTNYLSKSNEKLTEGYRSYSGGLIENTINYDGRFGRNHINLVAGQTFQRELYHNLTGTGVNLPEPYYLQVSNADDRTATSYESEHVLASYIGRVIYDFDEKYLLSATVRRDGSSRLSADDRWDWFPSVSAGWRIERESFFPVDESVISLFKVRGSYGELGNENIGEYQYMDIMARGNYTYSFGNNKVTGSTITNFVNTAIRWEKKKTLDFGLDLSMFNNKLEFTFDWYKATSEDLLYSVAVPTNAGAANTTVTMNAATMVNTGLEFLLGYRNHDHPVKYGISANFSILNNEVTSLGVSNEPRTDGYCRTEVGREVGEFYGYVYEGIFQSQEEIDNRVNSEGEYIIQNGAQPGDVIYADINNDGQITNADQTFLGSGLPDFTFGLNANVQWKGFDLSISTYGAAGFKAVDFVDVTLRSSYFILNKSVDQLNAWTPENTNTDVPRVAYKSTGSITNDMFSERFIQDASYLKIANIEIGYNFPDGWFGGYVTGLRLYVSGQNLAVLSKYRGYNVDFAGGTFTPGYNYASYPTPQSVMVGAHVSF; this is encoded by the coding sequence ATGAAATATTTATACATAATCCTGTTGGGATTGCTGGCGCTGACACCGGCAACTTATGCAGAAGGCAACGACAATGCCAATCTGATGTCAATGACTCAACCAGGCGACATAACAGTACAAGGTAACATCGTTGACGAAAACGGAGAACCGCTTACAGGTGCAACCGTAGTACAAAAAGGTACAACCAATGGTACCATTGCCGACATTGATGGTAACTTCTCCCTTTCTGTTCCTTCAGATGCTACGCTAGTCGTATCTTATATAGGATACAAAAGTATTGAAGTAAACGTTGGAGGAAGAACTGATCTGGGCACCATTTCATTGTTTTTGGATTTAACAGAACTCGACCAGGTGGTTGTAATAGGTTACGGTACACAACGCAAGGTTGACCTTACCGGGGCAGTGGCCGTTGTCAACACTGAAGAGTTAAAGAAAGTATCCCACTCAAACATCTCAACAATGCTAGAAGGAAAGGTGCCAGGCGTTCAAATCACAAGTGACGGACAACCGGGAGCCGATCCTGTGGTGCGTATTCGTGGTATAGGTTCGTTTGGTAGCACCGCACCTCTTTACGTTATAGATGGTGTGCCAATGGGAACAACAATTCGCGACTTCTCACCTAACGATATCGAAACCCTTCAGGTCCTTAAGGATGCTTCTGCTGCCGCAATTTATGGTTCAAGGGCTGCCAACGGTGTGGTTATCATCACCACAAAACAAGGAAAGAAGAACCAACCCATGAAGTTGGACTACACCGGCTACACTGGTTTTGATCAGGTGCAGAAAGGAGTGTACGATGTTATGGATGCTTACCAATATGCAGAATACCTTGCCATGGCATACGGTAACAATGGCTTAGAAGTTCCTGCCGGATACAATCCTGCAAGCGCGAAATATATTGATCCGGCCGAAGTTAACACAAATTGGTTCGATGAGGCCTTCAAAACAGGTATTCGTCAGAATCACAACATCAACCTCTCAGGAGGTGGTGCCAGCAATACTTACAACCTCGGGCTGGACTACTATGGCCAGGAAGGAACAATTGTGGGGGCCGGTCCTAACTTAAGCCGTTACACTGCCCGTTTAAACAATACTATGGATGTTAAATTTATCAAATTCCAAACCAGCATAGTGTATAGTTACAGTGATCAGGACAATATGGCTCTCAGTAACGCCAATGAATATGTACAGGGTCTTTATGGTGCACAATATCCCGTAATGGCTTCGGCCCTGCTTACCCCTCCATCCATTAAGGCTTACGATGAATCGACCTGGGTGCTCGATGACCAAATTTCTGCCGCATCAGAATACACTTACGATTCTTATGGTTATGGTACATACTATGACGACGTTCATGGAGACTTGCGTGTAACGAACGTTCTGCTCACGAATAGTTTATTGGAGCGGAACTCAAAAGTTGATCGCATTGTTGCTTCAGGCGCTGTAAATGTTGATTTCCTGGAAATGTTTGGACGCGAAAGCGTCAATCACAAGTTTGGTTACAAACTAAACTTGTCGTACAATAAGACTAATGTAAGGGACTTTACATTTGTGCCTGCATTTATGCAGAGTACGACAAACTACTTATCAAAGAGCAATGAAAAACTTACAGAGGGGTATCGCAGCTATTCTGGCGGTCTCATAGAAAACACTATCAATTACGATGGTAGATTTGGACGCAATCACATCAATTTGGTAGCCGGTCAAACATTCCAGCGCGAACTCTATCACAACCTTACAGGCACAGGTGTTAACCTGCCTGAACCATACTATCTCCAGGTGAGTAACGCCGACGATAGAACTGCAACAAGTTATGAAAGTGAACACGTGTTGGCATCGTATATCGGTCGTGTTATCTACGATTTTGATGAGAAATACCTTCTTTCAGCAACAGTACGTCGTGATGGTTCAAGCCGTCTTTCTGCAGACGATCGTTGGGACTGGTTCCCGTCAGTATCGGCAGGTTGGCGTATTGAGCGTGAAAGCTTTTTCCCTGTTGACGAATCGGTTATCAGTTTATTCAAGGTTCGTGGTAGTTATGGTGAACTGGGTAATGAGAACATAGGCGAATACCAATATATGGATATAATGGCGAGAGGAAACTACACCTATAGCTTTGGAAATAACAAGGTTACCGGCTCGACAATAACAAATTTTGTCAATACAGCCATCAGGTGGGAAAAGAAGAAAACGCTTGACTTTGGTCTCGACCTGAGCATGTTCAACAATAAGTTGGAATTTACTTTCGACTGGTATAAGGCAACATCAGAAGATCTTCTTTACAGTGTAGCAGTTCCAACCAATGCAGGGGCTGCCAACACAACAGTAACGATGAACGCAGCAACCATGGTAAACACAGGTCTTGAGTTCTTGCTTGGATATCGCAATCATGACCACCCTGTTAAATATGGCATTTCTGCAAACTTTTCCATCCTCAACAACGAGGTAACAAGTTTGGGCGTTTCAAACGAACCTCGTACCGATGGATACTGTCGTACAGAGGTAGGTCGTGAAGTTGGAGAATTCTATGGCTACGTTTACGAAGGTATCTTCCAGTCGCAGGAAGAGATAGATAACCGGGTCAACTCAGAAGGAGAATATATCATTCAGAACGGAGCACAACCGGGTGATGTTATATACGCCGATATTAATAACGACGGCCAAATTACCAACGCAGACCAAACATTCCTGGGTAGTGGTTTACCGGATTTCACTTTCGGCTTGAATGCAAATGTTCAATGGAAAGGTTTTGACCTGAGCATATCAACGTATGGAGCTGCAGGGTTCAAAGCGGTAGATTTTGTGGACGTCACATTGCGCAGTTCTTATTTTATACTTAACAAGAGCGTGGATCAATTGAATGCCTGGACACCGGAGAACACAAACACCGATGTGCCTCGTGTAGCCTACAAATCGACAGGTTCAATCACCAATGATATGTTCAGCGAGCGTTTTATACAAGATGCATCCTATTTAAAAATTGCCAACATCGAAATTGGTTATAATTTCCCTGACGGGTGGTTTGGGGGCTATGTTACCGGACTTCGTTTATACGTCTCAGGTCAGAATTTGGCCGTATTGTCCAAATATAGAGGTTACAACGTTGACTTCGCCGGAGGAACATTCACTCCTGGTTACAATTATGCATCGTATCCGACACCACAATCCGTGATGGTCGGAGCTCACGTATCATTCTAA
- a CDS encoding family 43 glycosylhydrolase: MQKILFFILVITLNWACTSQPSEVPVDSADQQIRNISLQINNPIIKDQFTADPAALVYQDTVYLYAGHDEAETDFPFYKMHEWLVFSSTDLVHWKAYPVPLKVSDFEWAKGDAWAAQVIEKGGKFFWYVTVSHGTIEGKSIGVAVSDRPTGPFKDALGKALITNDMTKETDIDWDDIDPTVFIDDDGQAYLFWGNTVCYYAKLKDDMVELDGPVKTIELPDFTEAPWIHKRGDWYYLSYAYQFPEKTAYAMSGSITGPWEFKGIINELSGNCNTNHQAIIEYKGKPYFIYHTGGIQPFGGSFRRSVCIDRLYYNEDGTIKRVIMTSEGIQ, translated from the coding sequence ATGCAAAAAATATTATTTTTCATATTGGTCATAACTTTGAACTGGGCTTGTACATCTCAGCCATCCGAAGTGCCTGTTGATTCCGCTGATCAGCAAATCAGAAATATTTCGCTTCAGATCAACAATCCCATCATAAAGGACCAATTCACGGCGGATCCTGCCGCCCTGGTTTACCAGGACACCGTTTACCTTTATGCAGGACATGATGAGGCAGAAACGGATTTTCCTTTTTACAAAATGCATGAATGGCTGGTTTTTTCCTCCACGGATCTTGTACACTGGAAAGCATACCCAGTTCCTCTTAAGGTCTCGGATTTTGAATGGGCGAAGGGCGATGCCTGGGCTGCACAGGTCATTGAAAAAGGAGGCAAATTTTTTTGGTATGTGACCGTGTCCCATGGAACCATCGAAGGCAAATCCATTGGGGTGGCCGTTTCTGATCGCCCAACTGGCCCCTTTAAGGACGCGCTAGGAAAGGCACTGATTACCAATGATATGACTAAGGAAACAGATATCGACTGGGATGATATCGATCCCACTGTGTTTATCGATGATGATGGACAGGCTTACCTTTTTTGGGGCAACACGGTTTGTTATTACGCAAAGTTAAAGGACGATATGGTTGAACTTGACGGGCCTGTCAAAACCATCGAATTGCCTGATTTTACCGAAGCACCCTGGATCCATAAACGGGGTGACTGGTACTATCTTTCATATGCTTACCAGTTTCCGGAAAAGACGGCTTATGCGATGAGCGGTTCCATTACCGGCCCCTGGGAATTCAAGGGAATCATCAACGAACTGTCAGGCAACTGCAATACCAACCATCAGGCTATTATCGAGTATAAAGGAAAACCCTATTTTATTTACCACACTGGAGGTATTCAACCCTTTGGCGGCAGCTTCAGGCGGTCTGTTTGTATTGACAGGCTTTATTACAATGAGGACGGCACTATTAAAAGAGTTATAATGACTTCAGAAGGCATTCAGTAA
- a CDS encoding glycoside hydrolase family 43 protein, translated as MSLKSLLILSLSIVTLSFSGCKKDDIVPKEEDPDPETNFTIPTYADDYSSIASWSNRNEWNLANLHDPSVAYYDGYYYMYGTDASYGNEAEGHGHFQGKRSTDLVNWQWIGGPFYDAPSWVADSLNAIRSRMGLDVIAQDNIRYGYWAPVVRRVNIGGQDILRMYYSIVIDNYIETGKANTSANFDGSWTERAFIGMCESSDPAGAVWTDKGFVTCSSSDRGLDFSRSGLWDWSAYFYYNAIDPTYIVTPEGTHYLIHGSWHSGFALLQVDATTGKPLNTLGEPYASNVSELTARYGARIGTRTASSRWQGSEAPEVIYKDGYYYLFMAYDGLDVPYNTRVVRSTNIEGPYLDITGRNFTNGEGDCYPIVTHPYKFNLSYGWVGLSHCCIFQKENTDEWFYMSQGRLPANVGGNAYSNAIMMGHVRRIVWCPASPGEPDNLWPIALPERYAAVPDYGTITKDSLVGTWEHINLNYSYAQQDHASALTLNADGTMSGVLTGNWSYDVTKKQLTLGEVIVCVEREVDWEATPRRVTFVYAGTEKNLNATYWGKKTK; from the coding sequence ATGAGTCTTAAGTCCCTACTGATTTTATCTCTTAGTATTGTTACTCTATCGTTTTCAGGGTGCAAAAAGGATGATATTGTACCTAAAGAGGAGGATCCTGATCCCGAAACAAATTTCACTATTCCAACATACGCCGACGACTATTCTTCGATAGCATCTTGGTCAAACCGAAATGAGTGGAATCTGGCTAACCTTCACGACCCGTCGGTTGCCTATTACGATGGATATTATTATATGTACGGCACCGATGCCTCGTATGGTAATGAGGCTGAAGGACATGGACATTTTCAAGGAAAACGTTCAACGGATTTGGTGAATTGGCAATGGATAGGGGGCCCTTTTTATGATGCACCCTCCTGGGTGGCCGACTCGCTCAACGCCATTCGTTCGCGTATGGGGCTCGATGTCATTGCCCAGGACAATATAAGATACGGTTACTGGGCACCGGTAGTACGCCGGGTCAACATTGGAGGACAAGATATCTTGCGCATGTACTACAGTATAGTTATTGATAACTACATCGAAACCGGCAAAGCCAACACATCAGCCAACTTTGATGGAAGTTGGACAGAACGCGCCTTTATCGGCATGTGTGAATCGTCCGATCCCGCCGGAGCTGTATGGACCGATAAGGGTTTCGTTACATGTTCATCATCAGATCGTGGTTTAGATTTCAGCCGCTCCGGTTTGTGGGATTGGAGTGCCTATTTCTACTACAACGCCATCGATCCTACTTATATAGTAACACCTGAAGGGACACATTACCTGATACATGGTTCGTGGCATAGCGGTTTCGCACTATTGCAAGTTGACGCCACAACAGGTAAGCCTCTCAATACCCTTGGCGAGCCTTACGCAAGCAATGTAAGTGAGCTAACAGCCCGGTATGGTGCGCGCATTGGGACACGCACGGCCTCGTCGCGCTGGCAAGGTAGCGAAGCGCCCGAAGTAATATACAAAGATGGTTATTACTATTTATTCATGGCCTACGATGGACTCGATGTACCTTACAACACGCGAGTGGTCAGAAGTACGAACATTGAAGGTCCGTACCTCGATATCACCGGGCGAAACTTTACCAACGGGGAAGGTGACTGTTACCCTATCGTAACCCACCCTTACAAATTCAATCTAAGTTACGGATGGGTAGGCCTATCACACTGTTGTATCTTCCAAAAGGAAAATACGGACGAATGGTTCTACATGTCGCAAGGACGATTGCCTGCCAACGTTGGCGGCAATGCCTACTCTAATGCCATTATGATGGGGCATGTACGCCGTATTGTATGGTGTCCGGCCTCTCCGGGCGAACCCGATAACCTGTGGCCAATAGCATTGCCCGAACGCTACGCCGCTGTGCCTGATTACGGTACTATAACCAAAGACTCTCTTGTAGGAACATGGGAGCACATCAATCTTAACTATAGCTATGCCCAACAAGATCACGCCTCTGCTCTAACCCTCAATGCTGACGGCACCATGTCGGGAGTACTGACAGGCAATTGGAGTTACGATGTGACAAAAAAGCAACTAACATTGGGTGAAGTTATTGTTTGCGTTGAACGTGAAGTAGATTGGGAAGCCACCCCACGTAGGGTAACATTTGTATATGCCGGAACTGAAAAAAATCTAAACGCAACATATTGGGGCAAAAAGACAAAATAA
- a CDS encoding arabinan endo-1,5-alpha-L-arabinosidase yields MRINIYFSKAIIHFLILFIALKGSTVSAQTQIRVHDPVVIQEKDTYYLFCTGRGISCFSSPDLENWTREPSVFETKPDWTDQVVPDFKNHIWAPDITFHNGVYYLYYSVSAFGKNTSAIGLATNKTLNNKAENFKWEDQGIIIQSVPNRDLWNAIDPNLVFDDEGTPWLTFGSFWNGLKMVKLSDDLKAVAKPETWFTVARRERNFELEDSDPGNAALEAPFIFKKHGYYYLFLSWDLCCRGEKSTYKVVVGRSKTVSGPYVDQSGESLFQGGGTLLVEGNENWYGAGHSSTYTFDGKDYLFFHAYDAKDNGTPKLKVAELDWTEDFWPVLKKDVLK; encoded by the coding sequence ATGAGAATAAATATTTATTTTTCCAAGGCAATCATACATTTTCTAATACTGTTTATAGCCCTGAAAGGATCGACGGTTTCAGCTCAAACCCAAATCAGGGTGCATGACCCTGTTGTCATACAGGAAAAGGATACTTATTATTTGTTTTGTACAGGCAGAGGCATTTCGTGTTTCAGCTCGCCCGACCTGGAAAACTGGACCCGCGAGCCCTCCGTTTTTGAAACGAAACCGGATTGGACTGATCAGGTTGTTCCGGACTTCAAAAATCATATCTGGGCGCCTGATATTACTTTTCACAACGGGGTTTATTATTTATACTATTCTGTTTCGGCTTTTGGAAAAAATACCTCTGCCATCGGATTGGCTACGAACAAAACATTGAACAACAAGGCTGAAAACTTTAAATGGGAAGACCAGGGCATTATCATCCAATCCGTTCCGAACCGGGATCTTTGGAATGCGATCGACCCCAATCTTGTCTTTGATGATGAGGGTACCCCCTGGCTGACTTTCGGGTCCTTTTGGAATGGTTTGAAAATGGTCAAATTAAGCGATGACCTCAAGGCTGTGGCCAAACCGGAAACCTGGTTTACCGTTGCCCGCCGGGAACGAAATTTTGAACTGGAGGACAGCGATCCGGGGAATGCCGCGCTGGAGGCTCCTTTCATTTTCAAAAAACACGGATATTATTACCTGTTTTTATCCTGGGACCTTTGCTGTAGAGGGGAAAAAAGTACCTATAAGGTTGTCGTTGGAAGATCGAAAACCGTTTCAGGCCCTTATGTGGATCAATCGGGAGAATCTTTGTTTCAGGGCGGGGGAACACTTTTGGTCGAAGGCAATGAAAACTGGTACGGTGCAGGACATAGTTCCACCTACACGTTTGACGGGAAAGATTACCTTTTCTTCCATGCCTATGATGCAAAGGACAACGGTACGCCAAAATTAAAAGTGGCGGAACTCGATTGGACGGAGGATTTTTGGCCGGTTTTGAAAAAGGATGTCTTAAAATAA
- a CDS encoding NUDIX hydrolase, with translation MLSSYKSEDRVLLAVDCIIFGFDQEDLKILLIKRDFEPERGRWSLIGGFLKKEETLDHAAIRILHHLTGFHDIYMEDLSAFCEVDRDPGERTISIPYYALINIEDHNKELIQQYSAQWFKVGTAPDLIFDHNQMVEQAIQRLQLRASTKPIGFELLPEKFTMRQLQKLYEAIWNIELDKRNFINKIKSLDILIKLEEKDMESSRKGSFLYKFDKEKYDRKVSEGFMFKL, from the coding sequence ATGTTATCAAGTTATAAATCAGAAGACAGGGTACTGTTGGCCGTAGATTGTATCATCTTCGGTTTTGACCAGGAAGATTTGAAAATTCTGCTGATTAAAAGGGATTTCGAACCGGAAAGGGGCCGATGGTCTCTGATCGGCGGTTTTTTGAAAAAAGAAGAAACCCTCGACCATGCGGCGATCAGGATTTTACATCACCTCACAGGATTTCACGATATATATATGGAAGATCTGAGTGCATTTTGTGAAGTGGACAGGGACCCCGGTGAGAGAACCATTTCTATCCCTTATTACGCACTGATCAATATTGAAGACCACAACAAGGAACTTATTCAACAGTATTCAGCCCAATGGTTTAAAGTGGGGACAGCACCGGATCTGATCTTTGACCACAACCAGATGGTAGAACAAGCCATTCAAAGATTGCAGCTAAGGGCATCTACCAAACCCATCGGATTTGAGCTGCTGCCTGAAAAATTTACCATGCGCCAACTGCAAAAACTATACGAAGCCATCTGGAATATTGAACTGGATAAACGCAATTTTATCAACAAAATAAAATCCCTTGATATTCTAATCAAACTGGAGGAAAAAGACATGGAATCTTCCAGAAAAGGTTCTTTCCTTTACAAATTCGATAAAGAAAAATACGACAGAAAAGTGTCTGAAGGGTTTATGTTTAAACTATAG
- a CDS encoding alpha-N-arabinofuranosidase → MKKPLTFLFIITLSFIFQDLAAQENTIVMVKPQEDAPIISKHIYGHFAEHLGRCIYGGFYVGEDSDIPNTQGVRNDVVEALRALKIPNLRWPGGCFADTYHWKDGIGPKEDRPSMLNIWWGNIKEDNSFGTHEFLNMCELLDTEPYLSANVGSGTPQEFADWIKYTNHPAGSSPMPEWREINGREEPWKVTFWGVGNEAWGCGGNMTPEYYANVYRRFATFATDWGNSDGLVRIASGASSSDYNWTEVLMKNIPKNLIEAIALHHYSVIDWGNKGPATGFTEEQYFTIMSRALEMEGLISKHVAIMDKYDQDKRVALFVDEWGGWYNVEPGTNPGFLYQQNTMRDAMIAGATLNIFNNHADRVKMANLAQAINVLQAVILTDEEKMILTPTYYVMKMYTVHHDAQLLSVDFKSPEYTLGEESLPAISVSASKDKDGKVHFSIVNIDAKKTNTVELDVKALGLTKATGTILKSEQLQDHNTFEHPDKVKPFTFKDFNLKSGKLTITVPPFSVVVLEGTR, encoded by the coding sequence ATGAAAAAGCCATTAACGTTTCTGTTTATTATAACGCTGAGTTTCATTTTCCAGGACCTGGCAGCGCAGGAAAATACCATTGTAATGGTAAAACCCCAGGAAGATGCTCCTATCATCAGCAAACATATTTATGGACATTTTGCAGAACACCTCGGTAGATGTATCTACGGGGGGTTCTATGTAGGGGAGGATAGTGATATTCCCAATACGCAAGGCGTTCGGAATGATGTTGTGGAAGCGTTGAGAGCCTTGAAAATACCGAACCTTCGCTGGCCCGGAGGTTGTTTTGCGGATACCTACCACTGGAAAGACGGTATTGGTCCCAAGGAGGATCGCCCCTCCATGCTCAATATCTGGTGGGGCAATATAAAAGAGGACAATAGCTTCGGTACCCACGAATTCCTCAATATGTGCGAATTACTGGATACGGAACCATACTTGTCGGCCAACGTAGGTAGCGGCACGCCACAGGAATTTGCCGATTGGATCAAATATACCAATCATCCTGCTGGTTCAAGCCCCATGCCGGAATGGAGAGAAATAAATGGCAGGGAAGAACCCTGGAAAGTGACTTTCTGGGGAGTAGGCAATGAAGCCTGGGGCTGCGGAGGAAATATGACTCCTGAATATTACGCTAATGTTTATCGCAGATTCGCCACTTTTGCAACAGACTGGGGAAATTCGGATGGTTTGGTTCGGATCGCTTCAGGGGCCAGCAGCAGTGATTACAACTGGACGGAGGTATTGATGAAAAATATTCCGAAAAACCTGATCGAAGCCATTGCCCTGCACCATTATTCGGTGATCGATTGGGGCAATAAAGGACCTGCCACCGGTTTTACCGAGGAACAATATTTTACGATCATGAGCCGTGCGTTGGAAATGGAGGGGTTGATCTCAAAACATGTCGCCATCATGGACAAATATGACCAAGACAAAAGAGTCGCATTATTCGTGGATGAATGGGGCGGTTGGTATAATGTCGAGCCTGGAACAAATCCGGGATTTTTGTATCAGCAGAATACGATGCGTGATGCCATGATTGCCGGAGCGACCCTCAATATTTTCAACAATCACGCGGACCGCGTGAAAATGGCCAATCTGGCCCAGGCGATCAACGTATTGCAGGCTGTCATTCTCACTGATGAAGAAAAAATGATCCTTACCCCGACCTATTATGTGATGAAGATGTACACCGTGCATCACGATGCCCAATTGTTATCCGTAGATTTTAAGTCCCCGGAATATACGCTTGGGGAGGAATCTCTTCCTGCAATATCCGTTTCAGCTTCAAAGGACAAGGACGGAAAAGTACATTTTTCCATCGTTAATATCGATGCTAAAAAAACAAATACAGTCGAGCTGGATGTGAAAGCCCTGGGGCTTACAAAAGCTACCGGAACTATTCTGAAATCAGAGCAATTGCAGGATCACAATACCTTTGAGCACCCTGATAAAGTAAAACCATTCACTTTTAAGGATTTCAACCTTAAAAGTGGTAAATTAACCATTACTGTTCCCCCATTTTCTGTAGTAGTGCTGGAAGGGACTAGATAA
- a CDS encoding RagB/SusD family nutrient uptake outer membrane protein, whose product MKSLNIILTILVLIGSFTACNKELDVINPNNQTTYEFGNTETDLQEAVIACYNPLRYDGSFSRVGYTLDAVRGDEVWNSSQQWYLEYDNLNSPGTIGIGDEWIWRSFFIVVNHTNFVLSKVDGVKMSEESYNQIKGQALFLRGLAYYELTTYYQTVPLLLDYASYSDINTMFASSNTQDEVFDQIESDLTSAMQLLPSRDEGGEWASGRATSGAAAGYLARALMFRHKFSEAYAVLKDIIEGNYGHYELTADYGDNFKENTENNSESLFEIQFLNYGTGGTEDEWVIELLTSEATQGHAVESNYASQELGSWGDLAGAPWLYNLFKKEHCTDGRLDPRLYWTLVSFEDEYNNYTGLSTAAYPGGDPRSNIVYQEEITATPLSNTSQGGISIAKFTNARNNIYRSITNGLHCGVNLRLMRYSDVLLRAAECENEINGPTQAAIDYINEVRRRVALEDLQLSDFPTADHLFEQIANVERPKEFGCENGRGIDLLRWGFFYDANRFDQLVKHAYYKLDGTASTEELTAETADASSFQYYYKGHEYFPIFQSTLNANPNLVGNSANNNEDNGPAFLAKWSVHPVVE is encoded by the coding sequence ATGAAAAGTTTAAATATAATTCTCACAATTTTGGTGCTGATTGGAAGCTTTACAGCCTGCAATAAGGAACTGGATGTCATTAATCCGAACAATCAGACCACCTACGAATTTGGCAATACAGAAACAGATCTGCAGGAGGCTGTTATCGCGTGCTACAATCCTTTGCGTTACGACGGTTCATTTTCCCGCGTAGGCTACACCTTGGATGCTGTGCGTGGCGATGAAGTATGGAACTCCTCTCAACAGTGGTATCTGGAGTACGACAACCTCAATTCTCCAGGTACAATTGGTATAGGTGACGAGTGGATATGGCGCAGTTTCTTCATTGTTGTAAACCACACCAACTTTGTATTGTCGAAAGTCGACGGCGTTAAAATGTCGGAGGAATCTTATAATCAGATAAAAGGACAGGCGCTCTTCCTCAGAGGCTTGGCATACTATGAATTGACCACCTATTACCAGACTGTTCCATTGCTTTTGGACTATGCATCTTATTCAGACATCAATACGATGTTTGCATCAAGCAATACACAGGACGAGGTGTTTGATCAAATTGAGAGTGACCTCACCTCGGCTATGCAATTATTACCCTCTAGGGATGAAGGTGGTGAATGGGCTTCGGGCCGGGCTACAAGCGGTGCTGCTGCAGGATATTTGGCTCGTGCCTTGATGTTTCGTCATAAATTTTCTGAGGCTTATGCCGTATTGAAAGACATCATCGAAGGTAATTACGGACATTATGAACTTACAGCCGACTATGGTGACAACTTTAAAGAGAATACGGAAAATAACTCAGAGAGTCTCTTCGAAATTCAATTTTTGAACTATGGCACAGGCGGCACTGAAGACGAGTGGGTTATAGAACTATTAACCTCGGAAGCAACCCAGGGGCACGCTGTAGAAAGCAATTACGCTTCCCAGGAACTGGGTAGCTGGGGTGACCTGGCTGGCGCACCATGGTTGTATAACCTGTTCAAAAAAGAGCACTGTACAGATGGGCGCCTTGATCCTCGTTTATACTGGACCCTGGTTTCATTCGAAGATGAATATAACAACTATACTGGCCTGAGTACTGCTGCATATCCTGGTGGAGATCCTCGTAGCAACATTGTTTATCAAGAAGAGATAACGGCCACTCCTCTATCCAATACTTCTCAAGGAGGTATATCAATAGCGAAGTTTACTAATGCGAGAAACAACATCTATAGGTCCATTACCAATGGATTGCATTGTGGAGTCAACTTGCGCCTGATGCGTTATAGCGATGTTTTACTGCGTGCAGCAGAATGCGAAAATGAAATCAATGGACCAACACAAGCTGCTATCGATTACATCAACGAAGTACGTCGTCGTGTTGCTCTTGAAGATCTTCAACTTTCAGACTTTCCGACTGCTGATCACCTTTTCGAACAAATAGCAAACGTTGAACGCCCTAAAGAATTCGGTTGCGAAAACGGACGCGGTATCGACTTACTCCGCTGGGGATTCTTCTACGATGCAAATCGTTTTGATCAGTTGGTTAAACATGCTTATTATAAGCTTGATGGCACTGCCTCAACAGAGGAGCTTACCGCTGAAACCGCTGATGCTTCTTCGTTCCAGTACTACTATAAGGGGCATGAATATTTTCCTATATTTCAATCAACCCTTAATGCCAACCCTAACCTGGTAGGTAACTCAGCAAACAATAATGAAGATAATGGACCTGCTTTCTTAGCTAAATGGTCGGTTCATCCTGTTGTAGAGTAG